From the Malus domestica chromosome 17, GDT2T_hap1 genome, one window contains:
- the LOC103420984 gene encoding uncharacterized protein, producing the protein MAASHSYLSNLASKFPIPIQCQSQFHTQTPMLSLCTFVFLVTFSLFLFSFSVFKKLQKTEHKQQTYDDLFELKRSLSQTLGKAHPARENNPTHFDNPPHKILVEILPSDSSKWASLFVNNEGGGPDNAGLGLDGDKVGSEGHKGAKKKKRRAKKKKFSNLEEEEEDGSEDLCGQGNSSPGLGSRVKEELVCFYPFTSSSSATQRKIKQQYDELMKCHESEKLTLAQVGQFANCLVDARNELQHKADVIQRKFTITKALLFKADRSSFDRLHQQMCKLELEQKRLEEDASVYNWLQQQLKLSPAYKKMFEISTHIDLKAKSREQMESTDVEFTEISFEELLAQEKKDSFWQKNRKSRSCSS; encoded by the exons ATGGCGGCTTCACATTCGTATCTATCCAATCTGGCTTCCAAATTTCCAATCCCAATACAGTGTCAGTCCCAGTTCCATACGCAAACACCCATGTTATCTCTGTGCACCTTCGTGTTCCTCgtcaccttctctctcttcctcttctccttctctGTTTTCAAAAAGTTGCAGAAAACAGAGCACAAGCAGCAGACCTACGACGACCTTTTCGAGCTCAAACGTTCATTGTCCCAAACTCTGGGCAAGGCCCATCCGGCCCGTGAAAATAACCCGACCCATTTCGACAATCCGCCCCACAAAATCCTCGTGGAGATCCTGCCCTCTGATTCTTCCAAATGGGCGAGCTTGTTCGTGAACAATGAGGGTGGCGGCCCGGATAACGCCGGGTTGGGTTTGGACGGGGATAAAGTCGGGTCGGAGGGGCATAAGGGagctaagaagaagaagaggagggccaagaagaagaagttctCGAAtttggaagaggaagaagaagatgggagTGAAGATTTGTGCGGTCAGGGGAATTCGAGTCCGGGTTTGGGCTCtcgggtgaaggaggaattggtATGTTTTTACCCGTTTACATCATCGAGTAGTGCTACTCAGAGGAAGATCAAGCAGCAATACGATGAGCTCATGAAGTGCCATGAGTCCGAGAAATTGACACTCGCTCAG GTTGGACAGTTTGCTAATTGCTTGGTGGACGCTAGAAATGAGCTACAGCACAA AGCTGATGTCATTCAACGTAAATTCACAATAACAAAAGCTCTCTTATTCAAGGCAGACAGATCTTCTTTTGACCGCCTTCATCAACAG ATGTGCAAGCTAGAGTTAGAACAGAAGAGACTGGAAGAGGATGCATCTGTCTACAATTGGCTCCAACAACAGCTTAAGCTTTCACCAGCATACAAGaag ATGTTTGAAATTAGTACCCACATCGACTTGAAAGCCAAATCCAGAGAACAAATGGAGAGCACAGATGTGGAATTTACTGAAATATCATTTGAAGAGTTACTAGCACAAGAAAAGAAGGATTCATTCTG GCAGAAAAATAGGAAATCAAGATCATGCTCTAGCTGA